The stretch of DNA AACGTCCGACGGATAGCGGCATACGGGGAAAAAGTAGACACGTCATATATGACATCAGCAATGTTTCCTTTACAGGACAAGAAAGCCATTGGGAGAATATATCATGAAATGTTTGCCAAAGTGCAATATCTATTATATATATCCAACGAAGGCAAATAGTTCCTTCTGGCTGACAGAAACCACGTGCATTTAAATGAACCCACGTGATGGGGATGGTACTAAATTGTAAATGTCATTACACAACCAGGATTTCAACCAATGAATCTTCACGTAAATGGTCACATGGTCGAAATGGATGCCCACGTGATACAAAATGTACAGGATGTACCTTGTGCAATTTGTCAATCAAACTCGTTCGGTCAAAAGACTAACCAATCAGGAAACGTGTTTCATGAGAAAATTTTCCAGGGATGGCAGTGCGCATGCGCCGGAGCTTCTCGAATTCCTTTTTCTACAAGGACATGAGTCCCCTGCTCTCTATCGGACATTTTGGAGCGGACTTCACACAGGAATCCGCAGACCAAACTTTTCTTCGCAATATTCCTGGTAAGTGAACGTGTttgcatcttttttttctttttttctttttttgaatgaTAACTGAACCAAGATGACCAATTATCACGAAAAAGACCCACCATACAACCACCAAAGAAACAGGAAAAGAATTTGTGATGAAAAAAACCCTGGTCTGATAACCGGAATGTGAAAATGTTCATGCCGACGTATGCTTTGAAATTACGCCGAAAACAGACATTTGTATTTCTGTCACATTGTGCACAAGCGTAAGCATTGTCAACAGAAGGAATGAACAGGTTGCCTAATAATTACTGAGAATTAGTATTTCGCTTGTAGTAACTTTGAAATTAACAGCATAGAGATGTTTTTTCTGGTTTATTCTACTCACACAATCAAATAATATAACTGTATTTCGTCTTCCCTATTCTCAGTTTGAAAAAGACCGCAGATTGAGCACTTAGTAACCTTTACATTGATACATGATATGCCGGGGTTTTTGTATGTTATGAACGTATACAACTTGTTTGAAATCCGAAGCACAATTCTCAATACATTTTAGACAGTATTACATCTTTGattaaaaaactttttttttaatttaaaaaatggTGCTAGTGTGACTAGGCCATTTGTCTTAGAATTTGGAGTCATATTATCACCGAAGTAAACATAACACCAACATTTGTTTATAGCCGAACATGTTTCAACCTGGGCAAATTATTGTTTATGCAAGTTAATATGAATACAACATAAGCGAATAAAGAGTAGCTAATGACCAGATTCATACTTGTTTAAATTCTTACATGCTGCGTTTCTTTTTCTAATTGTGACCccccaccacgaaatgagtcgcatgtcacctttgcatgatttgcatatttttacatttttctgaagacttttttatgctctatacagtggtgaaaaccgttttagaaaagatcgaaaactgtttgagttataagcctgtgactaaggtgaccctcacactgttactagacaatCCCCGGGCTTGTATtacgcctagcgcagaaccgcgcgaggtgacatgcgactcatttcgtggtggagggtcacaattacgATTTTGTCAACAGGTTAAACAAACGTACAAGGCAAAATGGGTGACAAAACGCTTGAACCAGGTAGGTAACATTTATAACACAAAGTTGAGATttgtattaaaaaaatgaagcaaTGTGGTTATAGTTTGAATGTTAAACCAAGAATTCGTTTGATTCCAAACTTAATttgcaatggcttggtggtaagacgccgggcTCCACAGCggaaggttgtgggttcgaatcccggacgCGCTTGGTGgataaaggtggagatttttccaatctcccaggtcaacttatgtgtagaCCTGCAAGTGCCTTATTCGTGTGTAcccgcaagcacaagaccaagtgcgcacggaaaagattctgtaatccatgtcagagttcggtgggttataaaaacacgaaaataccctgcatgctttctccgaaagcggcgtatggctgcctaaatggcggggtaaaaacggccatgcacgtacaaatccagtcgtgcaaaaacacgagtgtacgtgggagtttcagcccacgaacgcagaagaagaagaagaagtattataTTCTGAATATTGCACGTAACATATCACTGTTGGGGCAAAGAACAAACGTTCTATTCAACTGAATTAAatcgatgttgttgttgttgttgttgttgttgttgttgttgttgttgttgttgttgttgttgttgttgttgttgttgttgttgttgttgttgttgttagtggtggtcCACttgtgtagttgttgttgttgttgttgttgttgttgttgttgttgttattgttgttgttgatgcttgATGTCCTTGTTTGTTTCATTATGCATGTGTTCAAACATATGTTGGTGAAAAAATTACTTTTAAAAAAAGTCAAAACCAGTTTATAAATTCAAACAGAATGGTAAGAGGTAGGTCATTCCCCGATGATGTTTAACCTTACAACGTTATCTTCCAGTGGACTGCGGTCTTAAACAGGACCCGAAGAAACCGAATGAGGTTATGCTTGTTTATGGCGAACTTGATGACGAGGTGACAATTGAAGACATCGAAATTACCCCGGAAAAGCAACCAGATGAGTAAGTTGAGTGTTGCACAAtttatttgttgttgattttgatttgttttgtttggtttttaattggatgggtgggtggatgtatgatcaatcaatcaatcaatatgaggcttatatcgcgcgtattccgtgggtacagttctaagcgcagggattttttttattattatttttttatgcaatttatatcgcgcacatattcaaggcgcagggatttatttatgccgtgtgagatggaatttttttacacaatacatcacgcattcacatcggccagcagatcgcagccatttcggcgcatatcctacttttcacggcctattattccaagtcacatgggtattttggtggacatttttatctatgcctatacaattttgcaaggaaagacccttttgtcaatcgtgggatctttaacgtgcacaccccaatgtagtgtacacgaagggacctcggtttttcgtctcatccgaaagactagcacttgaacccatgATAGGTGGTTGGTTTGGTTGGTTACTTGGTTGGTTTTGTGTGGGGGTTTTCAACTGACGTTTCCTAAAAAAGAAATCACAATCATTCACAAAAGCACAGTGTCGTTACACTCTTGAGGTCTTTGTCCAGTTTATATATTAGATAtgttatacgttatttgtaaaaCATGGACGTCAGATCAATTACCGTATCATCTTTCTAGAATGTGAAGTCAGTAAAGAGTTTttttcatcatcttcttcttcttcttcttcttcttcttcttcttcttattcttattattatattattattattatcattttaaTTATTATTCAAGTTACTATCAGTCAGTGTTTCTGATCTCCCTTCTCTCCGAAACCTCTAGAATCGtattccaatgtggataagaaaataatattttgaaagaataaGCTTATACATTTGGATTAGAAGGCTGGGAGACAGGGTAAAAGCCGTATTACCATCAACACAAcctttttgctgaaaaataactttgaCTTCAGTTATCTTCCTTCCTTAAAAACATTCTTGAATAATACTTGAGAAACATCGATTCTATATATTCTGTAAAGACTGATCAGGCATGCCAACATAAGAAGAGCTACCTCCCTTCAATGTATAACAAAgtcagagttacctccctttgctttATATTTCCTGAAGTGACCGGTTGAtttttacgtttagtcaagttttgtttcttcttcatttcttctcctCATAGAGGTAATAGAGAGTATGATATACCACTTGCATTATATGCTTGCTACATCTGAAGACCgggcactgaactggccttgggatccctgtaaaataaatcttaaatccgaaaggtgatccagaaCGGTAcctgaacggccttaactggcatagaaaatttaaatgaaatgacacgAGAAAAAGTGCTTTAATGTGAGTGTATAATGTGATGCAATCATGTTTTGGTGATGTTTATGATTAACTAGTCTTGGTGGCAAAAATGCTGTGCGTTCATGTTTATACTGTAAGGCCCAgagattgactaaatgtctgTTATTTGCTTTGCGCGACTTTTTTCAGGTCCATAATCGTCAAATTCAAGTGCAAGAATTTGTTCCACAATTCAGGACCTATTCCAGGAGCCATCTGGAAGGATCTGGACAAGGTATATATCACTACTTTTACTTCTCAGTTTAAAGGGATACCTTCCCCCCCCAAAACGGTCTTAAATCGACCAGTTCGATTAAAAAGTACTTAAAATAATGCCACTGAGAAAGACCTTAACATCAGTGTTTGAACGtccaataaaaaacgctggcgctggacccgagtactcttcagactggctcgctcccccagtatgaaagtttttgtcttgtgcacgtggatttaaaaaaaaaaattatttatttattttacacattaaaaaaaaactattagagtaaaattaaacattaaaacgttaataataaacaatagtaaacaagaattaaaaaaaaacaaaaaaacaattagACCGctcatgccgggaatcgaacccggatcactttggccatagtcggacGCGCTTTCCATCAAGCCATtggcagtgaactcaaatgactagactgctaacgttgctGCTTCATAAAATTAGGTCGCGCagtggcacacgcacgcaaagcacgcacgcacgcaaagcctggttGTCGCTGGCTGACTGGGCGGTTCTATGAGCCCATgagcgatacgcatgcttttcatgacgcacgcgttcggctgttctatcagctcaatggctggctgtcgctccgattgaattcgtccaaccgtcaagaacttttgtgtttttggggcatttaggtcccaggtaacattatgaagttttaatacgatcaatcggacctatcatcaagttagtgtatcaacttttgaacgaactgcgcccagtagtttcccagcaataagctgttaagtcgagacagacagacagatacacagacacacaataaaagtctgctggaccctcctactgcgtactcggggaaaatTGCAATTCTAAGCACTCTATTTGGGTACTTTCTACAGACTTTAACTCATCCGCGCACTGTGTCTGTGGTCGTGGTTGTCCCTGAAAGTTGGTGAAACTTGTACACCTTTTGCCCGATTACATCATTATTTCAGTTCTTATTTGTGCATGAGTTTCGTCTGCCAGCGTTACGGATGATTGTCAGAATTGATCAAGTATATTTTCTATGAACATAATCGGGAATCTAACGCACAAGAGTTTGCTGACAGCAGccgttaggccaaaaagaaaaatatgtctgtttccggtatcatcgccgaaaaaaatagggtcggtcggtctttttttttcttcttttttttaaccttttgttaacgtctttttacgtgACGAAggaaacgggaggtaagtctcttcgattgtgaagtctcatcgaccgattacctcccggtttttttgttttgtttttgtgcgaaaagcgaaaaaaaaacctttggggtcggcgcttaaaaatagggtcggtcgggttaccggaaacagacatatttttctttttggccttatcctACTCACATCGACTTCTTTAgctttttttgtattttggaGTTTACCGTTACATGTGTGTCCAAACTACAGCATACTGAATATCCCTTGAACTTCTCAAAGTTAGATTCGGCAAAAAAAGGTCTCAATATTGGTGTCTTCACTACAATTATCGTTAATTGTTACAGCAATTTGACAACACCAAAAATAGTTCAATGATAGACACTTTTCTTATCATTTAActtacattttgaaaaaaaaagtacaattcAATTTCGAAGAACAAGCTGAAACTAATGCGTCAAGATAACATTATTTGGATAGTTTAAGCTGTGAAAATGATATGATGATTTACTAGTGTCGGTTGTAGCTACTATGATTACGTATGGATAACATAATAAACAATTAATATCCAaacattttttaacagcctgggctgaatgtgtgtgtgtgtgtgtgtgtgtgtgtgtgtgcgtgtgtgtgtgtgtgtgtgtgtgtgtgtgtgtgtgtgtgtgtgtgtgtgtgtgttcgattcCAGGGTCAAAAACCTAAACTGGATGAGGGCTTCTGCAAATGGACACTGAAGAAAGGAAATCACAAAACGATGCCAGACCTGAAGAAATACTTTGTGGTTTGATGACGCTGACACATGATCCTTTCATGCATATTGTTTCATCGCAATTGCGTGCATGTTACTCTTTGACTAGTCTGGTCACAACAGGAAAAACAGGACACTGCGGTTGTCATTAGGAACAGAAACTATAAGTAGACGGTACACCGTTGGAGAGAGTAATTCGGCAAATCTCTATAGTTGGCAAACTATACCAACAAACAAGATTAATTAATGGAACGTATTATTAATCCCAATATGAAACATTCACAAGCACTTTTAGGGCTAAAACTCGCACAAGTGGAGATACAATTATGGCGGAAGGAAGACACAGCGTGTGAGCTGCTAATTCTCAAGTAATGGCGACAGCAATAATTGAGTTAGAAGGTCTGTACTGGATTTTTACAAGAGACAGTGACGGAGTTACTTCAGAATCGTTGGTAGGGGGTGGGTAAAATGACCACCGTGGGCACATACAGAAATAGTGTAACAAGAAATTAGCAATGTATATCTTCTGAAAATGTTCCTATCTATGTACTGCATTTGTGTTGCCGTTTTTAGAGTTGGGTTAGCGTTGGGTTCTTGAGTTGGGTTCTTGAGAATTAAGGCACTGACAATGGGTATTTTCTAATAAACATCACAACGTCCTTTATTTTACCATTGCTGTTTAAAGTTAACATTCATATTCACTATTTAATCAATATTTATTAGCTCTAAAAATGTTCGTGATGTGTTCATTGGTATGCTAGGTTTATTTTCAAACACTCCTCACACAGTTTACATTTACCATTCTAACACTAGTTATAAAGTTTAGGTTCACCAATTCGGTTTATTAGGCAATCCCTGCTGATGACGTTTACATTACCAATTAGGTTGACTTTTTCGACACTGCTTAATACACGTTCCAATTAGGATTACCGCTCATACACTGCTGATAGAATGCACAGTTTTTAGTTAGATTTACCGTTCAACCACTGATCATGCAATTAATATTACCTATTTAGTTTATAATTCAAACGCTGCTGATTAACCTTTACAAGTCAGGTTAACTATTTTGCCGCTAATCATTAAACTGAACATTAAGATTTCTCATTCAAGCCTACTTGTGAGTTTTATCTTTATTGTCACCGAAAATGATGTCAATTCGAGGAATAAAATTTTGTAACTGACCGTCTTCGGGTCTTGGTTGTTTTGTTGGATTGTCAATGATATGCTCTTGATGTACGTCATTGCTGTtggtttttgttgctgttgcgCTATTATTACACACtccctttctttatttcttcttttctttttatcatttttttcattcttctgtacttcttttctttctattcATCTTTCCAGCTTTTTTCCACTATTTTTCTTCCACTATTCTTCTTTtctgcgatgtgtgtgtgtttgtgtgtgtgtgtgtgtgtgtgttctctctgtgtgtgtgtgtgtgtttctgtgtgtgtgtgtgtctgtgtgtgtgtgtgtgtgtgtgtgtgtgtttgtgtgtgtgtgtgtgtgtgtttaaacaaaaaaagaaaggaaaagagacATCATgatcgtcatcattatcatcatcatcatcatcatcatcatcatcaccaccaccatcagcaTCACCAGTTTCACCATCATCGATGTCGTGTTTGGAGAAAACATAGCTTTGAACAGTTTTATTTTAAAATTTGACAAAAAGGACAAGCACAACACAGGACATCGTGTGATCCTACCTGTAACAGAGTCAAAGACTTTCCAGACTGGTGTCTCTGAGTCGAACTCAAACGGGTAGAGTTTTACGCCGATGGTCCCCACACAAATGTTATGCCTCCTGTTGCTTCAAATCAGTCGTTAAGCTTTGTATACTTCGCAGAATATTCAGAAAGAACAACACAAAGCATATCGTTCCATGTGATATTTTCCATTTCCATTTCAAAATAGACCGTCTGACAGGCTTTGGTGAGACCACTAGCCGAACAACCTTTTCGGGTGTACTTCCTTTTTTTCTCGTGGTATCACAAACATGCAGCTACATCCATGGTTTAGGGGAATCATCGACACATCCAATCCAACCATAATAGTGTAGGAATGTAAGTCGTTCTGTACAACCAAACGGAACACTATCCATAGGTAATGTGATTCCTTCCACACAACAAAACGGAATTCTATCCATAGTTGATGTGAATCCTTCCACACATCAAAGCCGAAACATATTCATCTTCTCACACACACCAGCAGAATAATAGCCATAAGCAGTATAAATCCTTCCacacaactaaaaaaaaaaaac from Littorina saxatilis isolate snail1 linkage group LG13, US_GU_Lsax_2.0, whole genome shotgun sequence encodes:
- the LOC138945667 gene encoding uncharacterized protein, with translation MGDKTLEPVDCGLKQDPKKPNEVMLVYGELDDEVTIEDIEITPEKQPDESIIVKFKCKNLFHNSGPIPGAIWKDLDKGQKPKLDEGFCKWTLKKGNHKTMPDLKKYFVV